GTATGCATGACACTTCACTTCTGTATCTCATATACATACCCGATAGGATATACATTCCCATGAAGAGGAAAAACAATGGATGATCCAATTCTGTTGAGCATCATTGACGACATCATTTCTCCTGATAGCATTGTCTTTCTCCATCTTTGCCGCCTATCATCACTGGAAGCAGATGAAGACCCCAAAATCAGACCTAGTATGACCAGCAACGCCATCACAGAAAAACCCACTTTCCCTTTTCCCATCTCTTTCTCTGATACCAAATGAATCACTGAGTGCTTTAAATTTCTAGTccacaataatatattattctatGCTATGTGTTTGTTAAAATGACTGAATGCAGGGGGAAAAGATATACCGGTACAATTTGTTCTAGTGTCTAGTTTGGGGAGCTGGGTTTGTTGGTTTGTAGCTCATGTCCGTCCAAATTTGGTTTTTAATGTGAAGGTGACTTTGAAACCTAGGATTGGCATTAAGGGCAGGTTGCTTCCCAATTAAGCATTCGCTCATGGAGGGATTGGCATGAGCATTGCTTGGTTCTTTAGACGTCCCTTAATTAGTTTTACCTTTCTTTTGCATTGGGATTATTGGAGAATCATTCTAGCCTCCAAACAGAAGTTGAGATTTCTTCTAATGTGtgtttggggagatgtttattcTTTTCCTCCATGAGGTAGGAGGGCTAAATGAGTGTATGAGCAAACACATGTGAAAGAGTAGCGATTAAACAAAGGAACTGAATTAAAGAAGGATAATATAAGAATCAAACCTGAGATTCTTGAAATGCTAGCATACTCTGTTCAATTTCTTGATAGTAAACTCCACCTCAGTGCGAGTGTTGGAGGAAGCAAAAAACATTTCCTCCAATCTATCTATACCCCCGAAGACTTCAGCAGAATTGTGTTGCCCCCATCAGCATCAGATTTCAAATGATTATAGTTGATGGGATCAAGAAGACCATAATCACTAGAAAATACAGAAGCCATCAAGGAAATTTCGCGGCCAACGACAACTGTCAGTGCGAAGTGTTTGTCGTTTACATGTTCTTTCATATCATAAATGTGAGCGGGCCTTTAACACAGACAAAAAGAAGATAAAATGACAATTTCATCCTCACACCAGTTTCTTATCGCAAGAAAAAATAGTAAAACGTTTTCgcagtttaaaaaatttattatctaattttttCGTTAATTTTATCTAACTTCAAAAAGTATTTAATTCTACAATTATAATCCAAGCAACTTCAGAATAAAACAAATCACTATATTTACTGTAAGCATAACATAGTCAACTGTCAAAACTTTCattcttttaaatataatttgatttttagaagaaattaattattataattcactTTTGCGTatttttcttacttaaaattacATTTGCAAAGCGTCGTCAATTTAAAGTTTGTTTAGCGAAGTGgaaaaaaatttagagattgTTTGAAAAATAATGGCCAAGGTAATATGAGGGATCGGCGAGACCTTTGCAATGTTGGATTGTTGAATGATGAGAATTTGAGAAACCCTTCTAATGGCATGATCTTGtatattatgaatttaaaaataaaaataaatttgagggCCAGTGAAAACATTTTCTGGAAGCACTTGCAGAATAATTTGACCATGAATGTAGAAAAATAAACCTTATTTTGGTGTTTTCATACGTCAGCTGAGTGTGATTGAGAGTGGAAGAGAGCAgtgtgaaattaaaattaaaaatttatgctCAAGGATGATATACTTGAATCACCTAATAATCCCTCATGAAATTGAGGTTGGAAGAGGAGGGACACATGAAGAAAAGGGGTGAGTAACGGAATCGATGGCTtcctgaaatttatttttacgcCTTTAAATACATAATAAAAAGGAATAAAGATAGAAATTGGAGGAAAATGtgtcatttaattattttttaaaaaaagtgtaATTCAGGGTCcgtttatttttatattcttttagtatttaaaatatttaaataatttaatgtaacagaaaatattttctctttttaaaaaaattattttaaaaaaaattgacttcttttattaaaaaaaattcattttttataaatttctttatataaatttattaataaattttatttttaaattaaaattaagaattcatttatttatagaaaataatttatatttgaaaattattttttttgaaaaataattttttgtgcagaaaatattttttaattaaataatttattttttattatttaacttaatataaaaaataaaatttattattaaatttatatgtagatatcttataaaaatttcaaagtataaaaaataattttttttataaaaattattttttacaataatttattttttatttaaaatttttaagtattttaaatgctaaaaaatatttaaaaaaatattttcttgtgaaaaaaataaattatttttataaataaattagtattttttatttataatatttaaatttatttttaaaattatcataattttaaccATTTATATCTGTTCCTGAATTTATGGTGCATTTTATCTCTAAAAAGAACTAGACAATCTAAACACACGTCATTGTTGATataatgaatttatatttaattattataaatttgataaactcgaatattgataaattaaaaaaagcaaCACAAGTATTTAACACATTAATTTcagataatataatataaatagcgAATTTCGCAGGAAATAATGAGTCGGGAAGGCCCAAAAAGTCGTGGAGGAAATTTCGCAGCCAACCAAACACccaagtgatttttttttcttttgaccaATCAAATGAGTCTGTTTGGTGACCGGTGGTACCAGAAAAATATGagatttcataaattttatacaaaaagaaaaaaaacacatACTAAATACAATAAACTACTCATCCCTAGACCAACGCGGTGCAACTTACGGCCTGTTCCGTTTCGGTTATTGGGAGAGAGCAATAGAACGTTCAGCCGCCAGTGAACGCCGCCTGTAGAGTAGATCGAAAATCTGATGTCATGTCGTTCAATAACCCCAGCTCTAGCTCAGCCACCCTCCTCCACAGCTTCGTGCAAACTATCTGCACCGCGATGATCCCTACAATTTCCACCCTTATCACCACCATCATCACTTACTGAAAATAGTCGCAATCTTTAACCTATACGCTATAGCTCTTGAAAGTTTTGTTTATTATTCTGTGTTCAGTAGAGGAAGAgataagataaaatatggctGCTTTGAGTAGCAGTAGTAAGTTCTTCAGGGATTCTACTTGCCAACTTCCTAGTGTGGTTTCCACCGATTACTGCAAGAGGTTGAATCTGATTTTGATGTTAATTGATCATTTTGTTTTATGGCTTTTGTAACCTTCCttatttgataataatatatctatATTTTTGCCAATATTTTTTCGTTAGTTCTTCTCTGAAAgtgcttcttttattttctgaaaCAGGAGTGGGACAAAATGGAGATCTCCTCAAGCTGCTATGATACCCAGTTTCCATCTTCCAATGCGAAGTTTTGAAGTTAAAAATAGGTAATCCATACCATATGATGCACTCTTagttgaaataaaatatttatggtaaaattattatttagtctttatatttttaccTTATATTTTCAGAAACTCATTGTTGGTTTCTggattcttattttaaaaactcTACTGATCagttcatttattaattttggctgatttaaataaaaatttaattggttTCGAGTTTGCAAAATGTTTCCCTCCGAATTGAGGGAGGGTATTTTAGACATTTTGACTATTTTAACAGCTTACATTATGGAACGTCTAatcagtaaatttttaaaatattaaaaatattttaataaattttttaaaattaagagactAGTTCataagtttttataatttaagaactaaatagtaaatttttaatattctttctTCTGAGTTTTGCTTGCGTGATATGAGAAAGATTTGTGTATTTTAGTGCTATAGCTAGAGTGAACTAGGCTTTTCTGATTCGGTTTTATGTGATAGGATTTTTTTTTAGTGCTATTGGTGAAGAAAGTGTACTTCATGTATTATCTTCCACGACTGCATAGGAAATTCTCAATTTTCAACTATTGAAGCAACTAGTGCTGTTGAAAATCTGATGTTATATCAACGATTGTTACAATTACTGATAGTTGACGATCTGATATTTTATATGGATTCTTGTTGAATAGTTTCCTTTATTATAGATGGACAAGCTAAAAACTTCGAGAGAAAAAGGAAAGATGGTTTGTTCACTGTACACATGCGAGACTAGACCAATATATTCAAACGTATTTAGTTGAGAAAAATCAACGGTAGCCAGACATGTAATGTTGGTGAAAGATAATTGTAAGTGAATTCCTAGGGTTTGTTTTCATGGATGAATTAGAATGATGAGAGTGTGATAAATAGCCCTAGCCCTTAAGCTAGCTAGCGATACAAAATGTAGATGATCAATCACTTTGACTTTGCTGCTAGGTGTGTAGGCAATTAAATTCTCACTATCTTTTAATTGTGGTTTGGTTGATTTACAGCGCCTTATTCTCTTTAGTTGAGGAAAGGCATGGTAACATTTGAAAAGCACAGAACCTTAAATATATTAGATAAAAGCATTAACTCTGaacaaacttggttcaaatagCTGATGGGTCGAATGATCTCAATGGTTCTTTTAAAAGATTCAAACTAAATGATTATTGCTATAAAGATTGGTGGGTACCATTCATCTGTTGCATAGTATATCCTAATCAAGTGCAAAATACTTGGTttgatgtttttatgttttcaatgGTAATGGATTGGTAGAACAAAACTTGCCTCTTTACTGTGCATATGGTTGGTTTGATGTTGCTTTTTTGTGAGCTCAACTCGGTGTCAAGGACTACTCGTTGATAAATGCTTGTTTGGTTCCAGAATTGATGCCACAGAAAATCATATGTGCTCTTTTAATGTTTGCAGGACGTCATCAGAGGATATAAAATCCCTTAGATTGATAACAGCCATCAAAACCCCATATTTACCTGATGGTAGGTTTGATCTTGAAGCATATGATGCCTTGGTCAATATGCAAATTGTTAATGGTGCTGAAGGTGTGATTGTTGGTGGCACGACTGGTGAAGGTCAGTTGATGAGCTGGGATGAACACATAATGCTTATTGGCCATACAGTTAACTGTTTTGGTGGTTCAATCAAGGTTATTGGAAACACAGGAAGCAACTCTACTAGGGAAGCAATTCATGCCACAGAGCAAGGCTTTGCAGTTGGAATGCATGCTGCTCTCCACATCAATCCATACTATGGCAAAACCTCTGTGGAGGGAGTGGTTTCTCACTTTGATAGTGTGGTACCTATGGGTCCCACAATTATTTATAATGTGCCTTCAAGAACCGGCCAAGATATTCCCCCTCATGTGATACATACTGTTTCACAGAGTCCTAACTTGGCAGGGGTTAAGGAATGTGTGGGTAATGATAGGGTGGAAGAATACACAGAGAATGGAATTGTGGTGTGGAGCGGGAATGATGATCAATGCCATGATGCTAGGTGGAACCATGGGGCTACTGGAGTGATCTCTGTGACCAGTAACTTAGTCCCAGCCTTAATGCGGAAACTTATGTTTGAGGGGAAGAACCCTGCACTGAATTCAAAATTAATGCCTCTTATAGATTGGCTTTTCAGCGAGCCAAACCCCATTGCATTGAACACTGCCCTGGCACAACTTGGAGTTGTGAGGCCAGTTTTCAGGCTACCATATGTACCTCTTCATCTCTCAAAGAGGGTAGAATTTGTGAATTTGGTCAAGTCAATTGGACGGGAGAATTTTATAGGAGAAAAAGATGTTCAAGTTCTCGACGATGATGAATTCATATTGGTAGGCCGGTATTAGTCTGTTTTTGTTGTCCAAGATCCTTAGCATGTATGTCCAATGACTAGTCTGTTTTTGCATTTTCAGTTACTGTTTACAAATAAGGTTTCTTGATAGTTGATACCTTGTTAAACATGGAGATGAGAATGTACTAGCTGGCTTCCTATTGCTGATATTCTGCTAATGTAGTGCGCTTTTAAtgctaaaaatatttcatttggCTGTTGTTGCTTACAAATCATATGCTCATGGATGAGAATTGTTGTCAATAATGTATTAATTCCTAGCCCAAATTATTCATCCCAAGTGCGTGAAGAGATATTCAAGTTAAACAGTTGTGCGGGGATATACTACTTGTCCTTGCTGGCGGCTACAGCATTGCTGTAAGACTGGAAGGTGAGTGACTGTCTCTCAGTATGCAAGTTTGTGTTTTAAGTATTGAAGTTCTTGTTACGAGTTTACTTAAGCTGTTGTATTTGTTTCCAGAGTTTCTTGGAGATGCAAGTGCGAATTATCTTCTGCTGAGAATGTGAGACGATGACTCCCACTTCTTGATTAGAAAAAACAAAGCCCAAAGTTTACTTGGCTATACTCGCGGATAGGGCACAAGATGGGATCAAGAGGGGGAGgtgaaagtaatcacaagctcAAAGAAAAGGTGACATTTCTTGATGACAAGGTGGAATATTGAATATATATGTAattcattattataaaatattaaatattaaataaagtcGAAAAATGTATTTAGTTcagtatttatttttctctttataaaaaattcaaatgccACATTAGCAAATATAATATATGAATAGCCATCTTGGCCCTTGCATTACACATTGTTAAACtgttagttaaaattaatactaattcaaaaataaataaaacaaaatgatAAGGtcaaaagaatttttattttatttcgatTATATGTTAAAATGAGATTTGACATGCATGATTTATCTGAAGTCATGAGTAAGCTCTTTTTTTCAGAGGTTTTTAATCTACCATATAAGCAGCTGAAGATACATGTTATATCAAGAGGTACCGTGTATGGCTTCTTGTGATGACTTACAGCACTAATCATCTCTTGATCATACCTATGACAAATTTTGctataaactgaaagaaatcaCTGAAAAATGATGATCATTTGATCACAGgttcaaacaaataaaaaataactgcATATATGATTTTGTGAAAACACAGAACATGTTGGATCCAACATGTGCTTACCTTCTCTGTTGTCACTTGCAATGGCATCCTGCTTATATTAGGTGCCATGCGGCCTCAAGGGGAGTGGAGAACGATGACGGGATGGTTGGTGTGAAGTTGAAGAACGCAAGGAGccagaaatatattttttccccTTGGGTTTTTCTTTGATTGCCTCTATTTGTTCtaatgcctccaaaacttcttcCATTGAGGGACGGCTTTTAGGATCTGATTCTAGGCATTTTAAAGCAAGTTCTGCTGCTTGTAACATTGCCTTTGAAGAGTATTGTCCTTCTATTCTCACATCCATAACAGTTTTTAACTTTCTTTTCTGTGACAGAATAGGCTTCAACCACTCTACCAAATTTTGCTGCCCATTTGGACGCCTTGTATCAAGTGCCCTTAAGCCTGTCAGCATCTCAAGAAGCACCACTCCAAAACCATACACATCACTCTTAACATATAAATGACCTGATTAACGGTAAAAACAGCTTGTCAGCAGGTTCATAAAGACATTGATATGCCCTCAATGACAAAAAACTATTTGAGCAGCAACCGTTCCTTGTCTTGTTCACGGAACCCTATAATGAAGGATACAGATAGAATTCCGAACTTTCAATACACAACTTGATGCATATCTTTAAGATCATTTACAATAGTGAAAATGTTTATTTCTTCAATTACCCTGACCAACTATATATAATTTCACAAAGTTTCTTGCAAGTTGCAAATAGGTTTGAGGTTTCACAATTTGCCACTGATAGTTTACCTGTTGCGATGTATTCGGGAGCAGCGTAGCCATAAGTTCCCATAATCCTCGTTGTCACATGTGAGTCACCACCTGAAGGCCCCAGTTTTGCCAAGCCAAAATCTGATATTTTTGCATTGTAATTCTGTAACAGACAAGGAAAAGAAACGCAACATGACTAAAATATCCTCGTACAGTATAGATTAATGACAAGCAATAGATGCCTACGAgacttttccctttttttttctttatttacacTTCCTAGTTCATTAAAACGGAAAACATCTTCATTTGTTGTTGAAAGTTTACTAAATTTGGTACTGTTACTATTAAAGTATCTATGCAGCAAGTGAAGTGCTATAAACTAACTCCATCAAGCAGTATATTTGAGGCCTTGAAATCTCTGTAAATGACTTTCTTATCTGAAGCATGAAGAAAAGCAAGACCCCGAGCTGCTCCGATGGCTATCTTGAGCCGTAAGTCCCAAGACAAGGGTTCAATGGCAGGATTCTCTGCACAAACAaacaatccaacaatcaatttaatttacctATGACATGCTAAATCACTGGCCTTCTTTTTTTCCCCTCATCTTACTCTTTTTCGTCAATTCTTACTTCTGAAAAGATGATTCTCCAAGCTTCCCTTCGGCATAAACTCATACACAAGGAGCAGCTCTGTATCTTCCAAGCAATATCCCAACAATCTAACCAGGTTGGGATGTGACAATCTTCCTAGAAAGTTCACCTCTGACTACATTATCAAAAAATGCAGACTTTTAGCATCATTAAGAAGGGCTAACTGCATACATTTATAACTAATAAAGTCCAGTCAATTTTCGGATCCATCTCCGAAAATTATTGAAGCCAACGACCAAGAAACACTtgctttgtctttttttttcataGTCATAGATTCGGCATAAATAAGATATTGGAAACTAGAATGATCAGTAATGTTTaataattttccttttcttaaGGATAATAGTAGAACTGAAATTAGAAATCATTACCTGCCACTCTTGAAGCCCTTGCATACTTTCTGAGTTTAATTTCTTGATAGCAACCACCATTCCAATGCCAGTTTTGGAGGGTGCAAAAGTCTTTTCATCTATCCATCCTTTGTAAACTTTACCAAAACCACCTTGACCCAACAAAGTGTCTGGCTTGAAATTCTTTGTAGCACTCTTCAAATCAGCAAAGGTGAACTCCTTCAAGTTTGGTGCTTCCAAAATTTGGCCGTTTGGATTTGGCTTATCATTCACTTCACTTACTGCAGCAGAGAATTGACTCTTACCTGCATTGCTGCTGCTTGAGGCTGAGAAATTCATGGTGGTAGTGGTGTTATTTGATGACCCTATAGCAACAAAAGCACAAAATTCAACAGATCAGCTTCAAAAGTAAAATATAACTCTTACAAATCCAAAACTGaaaaaagcaaagaaagaaagaaagaaacctGGGGTAAGAGGATTGGTGGTGGTGAAAGAGGAGCTAGAGGGAGACCCAAAGCAATTGCCCATGTTGACTTTTTCAAGTGTCTCTTCTGTTAGATGATACACAAAACTGGTTAATCAAGAAACATGTCGATGGCAGAACGCAACTAGATAAGCAAAAACAGAGGAGCTCAGAGGGGGAAAAGGGGAAATAAGCAGTTCTTTAAAGCTCTTGattgatgtgttatttttttttatttttatgtccTGACGATTTTGTTGGGAGCAGAAGGGAAAGCTCTCAGTTTTATTTCCTCGTAGTTACCAAGAAGCCATTGTTGTTGTTTCGTATTTTGTCGCCTGGTCTTGATTTTCCAATTTATAGGCTAAGGATGTTTCTCTTTTTTTAACAAACGAAACACACTGCTGCTATTTGGCGACTTCCGTCTGTGTTACTGTATATAGTCAATAGGCGACAACAGCCCTTGTGTTCTCTTCTCTGCAAGACTTCTGCTATTGACAGGCTGAGTACGAGTAGCCTTGTGTTTATATTGATTACTTctgttatttttcttaattaatatagcgaatattataatatttttttttacaaatttccgttggaatatgaatttttttttaattttatataaatagttaAGATTGAGatacaaatttaaaatgttaCAGTATAGAAAGCGTTCTAATTACTAATTATGTACGTTCCAGTATAGGATTAGTAAacggaaaattattattattattattattataggtTGCTAATATAAAGTGCTATTTTGAATTGGGTTCAAATCCTCTTTTggtttctaaaaaaaattacttgttGGGTTTTTATCTCTTTATGATGAATTACTTATAAAATTAGTTATCCTAATGACTAAAATTACGGAAACACTTGCTCCCTTAaagcatttttattattaactaacatttaatttcaaattagttGAAATTTGGCTATATACAAGGGAAACTTTTATCTTCAAAATTCTCTAGTGGGTTGATTAATCTTTatcaataagatttttttccaaaatttaaattctacATTTTATATGAAAAGTTAAACCACTTGCTTCACAACACCAATccattttataattcaaattttggACCTtctaacatttaaaaaaaaaaaacattgatatcatataaaaaaaaattaaaagaaaagttgaaATTGAATGGAAAAGTGAAGAAAGGCCGTTAAGTAAATAGTTGAAGGCGATGGAGCAATTGAAGGTGAAGGTCAAGACAGACCGTATACGTGCTACTCGGTTCTGAAGACCAACGTGTGGATGCATGCCAATTTCCCCGTTAATTGCATTTCTCTTACTTCTTGCTTCCGGTTAGAGGGCTTTCACATCAATTTTCAACATCTCCCTCCTACGTTCAAACTGCATTCATTTAAATAATTCACAGGACACCTCCGTTAAAAGAGTGAAAGTGAAAGAacaatctcttaatttttagatatattttattcaattcaaaattgttggttaaaaaaaaactataactaattcatctcattttttaaatatttaacgaCTCTTTTCTCGATCAATCAATCTCTTCCGTTTTAACAGTCTTGTAATCCTTTTTATAAACAATTCAAAACTTCTTCTGTTGAGAATTTAAGCACCttcatttctttttgtttttaaattctGATGTTTATAAGTGAGTTTCTATGGTCCACTAATTTCTAATTTGCTTATATCACTATCATTTATGTTCTTATCAAGTTATATTACTAttctttatcatgtttgcaAATCATACCCATTTCATATCATAATCTAAATTGCAATCTTTTTCCCTTAGAAaattcagaaaaagaaaaaaattgctTGTTAAAGACCTCTATGTTTGACTAAACCTATAATTATGTAGTATACATCTATTAAGATTACCTTAATTTATAATTTGGAATAAGACTACTCTGTTTCACCAATTGACCAAAATGTCAAGACCTCATCTCAACCAACACTAAGCAGATGACTGCGCAGTTGCAGTGGTCATTGACATTCCAGGTGCTGTGGGATGAACAGTGAAGTAGAAGAGGAGAATTCAATACCCATAAGATGTAAAACCATTTGTTGACTTCCAAGTTGACCTTGCCCCATGATTTTCATAGTGATTCAGTCCTGTTCCTGAAGCAGTGGGTGCATGTATTCCTATTTTTGACCCAAAAGAAAAAGTATTTCTTCTCTCCATGTGCTTTGCAATTCAGCCATTTGAGGATCCCAAAGTAGAAAAAACCACAGCAATACCTTATTCCATGTAAACAGTTGAAGTATGATTTTTTTGAATCGGACACCCAGGCAGATTATAAGTTCAAAAGGAAAAATGCTTATGATTGGatgctttttttatttttaagaattattatttaatcaagATAGTATAGAAAATCCCACTAGTTaatctcttatttttaaaaaatatattaaaatattcatgaAGTATTAGAAAatctactaaataatttttctgtTAATTTCAGTCATGCTGAGAAATGCTATCatgcattaattaatttaaattttgtaaaattaaaatattaattaataaattttgtttatagtagaactaaataatagaaatgtctaaagttaataaaaaaaattaattagtagatttttttaataactcaaatatgtttttaatgagttttttaaattaatggactaactaatgagttttaTTAAATATGAGGGATTAAAtggtaatttttctttttttaaataaaaaaaccaaTTTTCTGTTTCCCATGTATTGATAAGATTTCATATTTTCTTAGCATATTCACTGAAAAGTTTACTTGCGCTGTACTTTCCCCAAGAACATGTTTATTGTTGACAATCCATCTGCAAATGGTTGGGCCAAATTAGAACAGTTTCACTCCAATTTCTTTCCTGTCCAAGTCCATATAACCATATTACATGAAGTCCAGGGCCCAGCAGAAATGACCCAAAAAACTGATTTACAAAAGCCTACCAAATGCTTCAGGCATGACAATAGAAAAACCATAACATGAGATTCCAACAGACACTGTTAGCATTAGCAACACAACTATACATGAGATATGATGATTATGAACTTTCCAGATCAATACCTTTGTTCCTGTAATCCATTTCTTTCCAGTCCTCTAGGCTGAGGCCTGAGAGACTCGTAGGCCTTGGGTTTTAAGAGCTCTAGCTCTGTGCCTTCTCTTGAAAACATCTTGCCTGAATCTCTTGGTCTCACTTTGTATTTCCATGAATGGCTTCCTTTCTATAGATTCTTTCTCCCTTTCCAACATCTTTTGCCTCTTTGCCACAGCCATAGCAGCATCCTCATTTTCCTGCTTTTGTCGCTCTGCCTCTTCCTGCACAAAACTTCCCTTTCAACAGACAATTATCTACAGCGTGCTCTAAAATGATTGTGCATATAAATGCATATATGAACACTGATCAAGAGAAATAACTGCAACATAATTGTTCAGCGATATATAAAGCTACAATGTCCACTCAGTGTGGTATTCCACGCAATTGTTTTGATTAGTTCTATCTGAAAACATGGAATAAAGTAGCTCATGTAGCACTAATAACCTTCAGAAAATAGAAATCAGATCAAGCAAATAAGATGATCTTAAACTCAGGCAATTTAGTGAAATTCAATATAGCAAAGCAGAGTAAAACAAAGAACCTGGAGATTACGGATAAGACTGTCAAGGGATTTGATCTTCCTATGTGGCCAACGCGGAATACCAAATTCCCTACACTTCCTCTTCAGCACTGTGAGTCCAACTTTCAGATTTCTCGAAGCTTCCGCAATGGGAAGATCAAAGT
This is a stretch of genomic DNA from Manihot esculenta cultivar AM560-2 chromosome 2, M.esculenta_v8, whole genome shotgun sequence. It encodes these proteins:
- the LOC110609135 gene encoding 4-hydroxy-tetrahydrodipicolinate synthase, chloroplastic, producing MAALSSSSKFFRDSTCQLPSVVSTDYCKRSGTKWRSPQAAMIPSFHLPMRSFEVKNRTSSEDIKSLRLITAIKTPYLPDGRFDLEAYDALVNMQIVNGAEGVIVGGTTGEGQLMSWDEHIMLIGHTVNCFGGSIKVIGNTGSNSTREAIHATEQGFAVGMHAALHINPYYGKTSVEGVVSHFDSVVPMGPTIIYNVPSRTGQDIPPHVIHTVSQSPNLAGVKECVGNDRVEEYTENGIVVWSGNDDQCHDARWNHGATGVISVTSNLVPALMRKLMFEGKNPALNSKLMPLIDWLFSEPNPIALNTALAQLGVVRPVFRLPYVPLHLSKRVEFVNLVKSIGRENFIGEKDVQVLDDDEFILVGRY
- the LOC110609134 gene encoding probable serine/threonine-protein kinase PIX13 — protein: MGNCFGSPSSSSFTTTNPLTPGSSNNTTTTMNFSASSSSNAGKSQFSAAVSEVNDKPNPNGQILEAPNLKEFTFADLKSATKNFKPDTLLGQGGFGKVYKGWIDEKTFAPSKTGIGMVVAIKKLNSESMQGLQEWQSEVNFLGRLSHPNLVRLLGYCLEDTELLLVYEFMPKGSLENHLFRKNPAIEPLSWDLRLKIAIGAARGLAFLHASDKKVIYRDFKASNILLDGNYNAKISDFGLAKLGPSGGDSHVTTRIMGTYGYAAPEYIATGHLYVKSDVYGFGVVLLEMLTGLRALDTRRPNGQQNLVEWLKPILSQKRKLKTVMDVRIEGQYSSKAMLQAAELALKCLESDPKSRPSMEEVLEALEQIEAIKEKPKGKKYISGSLRSSTSHQPSRHRSPLPLRPHGT